The Halalkalibacter krulwichiae genome has a segment encoding these proteins:
- a CDS encoding helix-hairpin-helix domain-containing protein translates to MKTIFRKKQLMTAVIIVFLVLIILFMHFRSAKEEVEVAHFYEQNQEFLNGGSEESMKVVEEVRDIVIDVKGAIARPGVYKLQEGDRIHQALEKAGGLLEGADETKLNFAQLLHDEMVVYVPLVGEEEGSVEVGNLTTPQGEENGKIPINRAEAGQLQQLPGIGPAKAAAIISYREEHGAFKDINDLLNISGIGPKSIEKLEEAISFH, encoded by the coding sequence ATGAAAACAATATTCCGAAAAAAACAACTAATGACAGCTGTAATCATTGTTTTTTTAGTTTTGATCATTTTATTTATGCATTTTCGGAGCGCGAAGGAAGAAGTTGAAGTAGCTCATTTTTATGAACAAAACCAAGAGTTTTTGAATGGAGGATCGGAGGAATCTATGAAAGTTGTGGAAGAAGTTAGGGACATTGTTATCGATGTTAAAGGAGCGATTGCTCGTCCAGGTGTTTATAAGTTGCAAGAAGGGGATCGTATTCATCAAGCGCTAGAGAAAGCTGGGGGGCTATTAGAAGGTGCTGATGAAACAAAGTTGAATTTTGCACAATTGTTACATGATGAAATGGTTGTTTATGTTCCTTTGGTCGGAGAGGAAGAAGGTAGCGTAGAGGTGGGAAATCTCACAACGCCTCAGGGTGAAGAAAATGGGAAGATCCCAATTAATCGAGCAGAAGCTGGTCAATTGCAGCAACTTCCGGGTATTGGTCCCGCTAAAGCAGCGGCAATTATTAGTTATCGTGAGGAGCATGGTGCGTTTAAAGATATAAATGACTTACTCAATATTTCGGGTATTGGTCCTAAATCAATTGAAAAATTGGAGGAAGCTATAAGTTTCCATTAA
- a CDS encoding DUF2533 family protein, which produces MAVHLQIAEQVKKHREAQKQFLSLDAARERAIETVLDLAKSGKEFQITEINQITEEMNKIAMKFQFPPRKLVTQEMIEDYVNMR; this is translated from the coding sequence ATGGCTGTACATTTACAAATTGCTGAACAAGTTAAAAAGCACAGAGAAGCACAAAAACAATTTTTAAGCTTAGATGCTGCGAGAGAACGTGCAATTGAAACAGTATTAGATTTAGCAAAAAGTGGAAAAGAGTTTCAGATAACGGAAATTAACCAAATTACAGAAGAAATGAATAAGATTGCAATGAAGTTTCAATTTCCACCACGTAAGCTCGTGACACAAGAAATGATAGAAGATTACGTAAACATGCGCTAA
- a CDS encoding class I SAM-dependent DNA methyltransferase, whose protein sequence is MNYQAFAALYDSLMTDAPYDKWIAYLQRNVKQDLKGVSIYDVGCGTGEFLVRLHNSGAIVSGVDLSADMLSLAQKKCEQAGFSPPLYQQSMTELESVMKFEIVTIFCDSLNYLETEKDVLETFKHVHQLLEEGGVFIFDVHSISKINDGFIGQTFAEDAENMAYIWNSFQGEHPNSVEHEMTFFLEEEEIGMFQRFFELHKQRTYSIDQYREWLHDAGFSNIVVNADFEDVEPTDESERIFFCAKKR, encoded by the coding sequence ATGAATTATCAAGCTTTTGCTGCTCTATATGATTCTTTGATGACAGACGCCCCATATGACAAATGGATTGCATACCTTCAAAGAAACGTAAAACAGGATTTAAAAGGTGTTTCGATCTACGATGTCGGTTGTGGTACAGGAGAATTTCTAGTTCGTTTACACAATAGTGGTGCAATAGTATCAGGAGTGGATTTATCTGCTGATATGCTCTCTTTAGCTCAAAAAAAATGTGAGCAGGCAGGTTTTTCCCCTCCTTTATATCAGCAATCTATGACAGAACTTGAGTCTGTTATGAAATTTGAAATTGTAACGATCTTTTGTGATTCCTTAAATTATCTAGAAACAGAAAAAGACGTTCTTGAGACATTTAAGCATGTTCATCAACTGTTAGAAGAAGGTGGGGTATTCATATTTGATGTGCATTCTATTTCGAAAATCAACGATGGCTTCATAGGGCAAACATTTGCGGAAGATGCAGAGAATATGGCCTATATTTGGAACTCTTTTCAAGGTGAGCACCCCAATAGTGTAGAACACGAAATGACTTTTTTCTTAGAGGAAGAAGAGATAGGGATGTTTCAACGCTTTTTTGAGTTGCATAAGCAACGTACATACTCAATTGATCAATATAGAGAGTGGCTACATGATGCAGGCTTTTCGAATATAGTCGTTAATGCCGATTTTGAAGATGTAGAACCAACAGATGAAAGTGAACGAATTTTTTTCTGTGCAAAAAAGAGATAG
- the comER gene encoding late competence protein ComER, which yields MKIGIIGTGSMGTILLESFIESGEISPDQFMITNRNRTKAEVLKKRFPEVTIGENALEVAHESEVIFICTKPLQFPEVLNQIKPACHSGKFLISITSPISVDQLEEVTECKVARAIPSILNRALTGSSLLSFGSRCQDEDKKVLKKLMSAISEPLVIEENITRVSSDIVSCGPAFFSYIIQQFIDGAVRQTNISKEDATTLATNMIIGMGKLLEKGHYTLPTLQKRVCVPGGITGEGIKVLEDEIGSMFDHLFQKTHAKYYEDQELIVDAFSNKSLK from the coding sequence TTGAAAATAGGCATCATCGGAACGGGAAGTATGGGAACGATTTTACTTGAATCCTTTATTGAATCTGGTGAAATTTCTCCAGACCAATTTATGATCACAAATCGAAATAGAACAAAAGCTGAGGTTTTGAAGAAGCGTTTTCCAGAGGTAACCATTGGAGAAAATGCACTTGAAGTAGCTCATGAATCTGAAGTTATCTTCATTTGCACAAAGCCTTTACAATTCCCAGAAGTTCTCAATCAAATCAAACCTGCTTGCCACTCGGGTAAATTCTTAATTTCTATTACGAGCCCTATCTCAGTAGATCAATTAGAAGAAGTCACTGAATGCAAAGTAGCTAGAGCGATACCTAGCATTCTTAACCGAGCACTAACCGGTTCTTCTTTATTAAGCTTTGGCTCACGATGCCAGGATGAAGATAAAAAGGTATTAAAGAAATTGATGTCTGCCATTTCAGAACCACTTGTAATTGAAGAAAATATTACACGTGTTTCTTCAGACATTGTCAGTTGCGGACCTGCCTTCTTCAGTTACATCATTCAACAATTCATTGATGGAGCCGTTCGACAAACCAATATTTCTAAGGAAGATGCAACAACTCTTGCTACCAACATGATAATCGGGATGGGAAAACTCCTTGAAAAAGGGCATTATACACTGCCTACACTGCAAAAGCGTGTATGTGTACCGGGAGGAATTACTGGAGAAGGGATTAAAGTCTTAGAAGATGAAATCGGATCGATGTTTGATCATTTGTTCCAGAAAACTCATGCAAAATACTATGAAGATCAAGAACTAATCGTTGATGCTTTTTCTAACAAGTCATTGAAATAG